Proteins encoded within one genomic window of Nilaparvata lugens isolate BPH chromosome 11, ASM1435652v1, whole genome shotgun sequence:
- the LOC111059842 gene encoding cytosol aminopeptidase has translation MLKVLRKLSQTNLAKEVCHQSKRCVSAKCVDNSTGLVLGTYIRGSEDKVVPELTETALKYNIVSEGKLVSLLGISGPPPRKHEYRILNGVESTYPNVTMIGLGHNCVGYNEEEEIDECKEKIREAAATGVRVLSDICYSKVIYLEDFGHAESAAEGAVMGLWKHQEHKTDPSKADVPRLQLFNSCDLDSWHIGLIKGEAQNLARRLCELPANMLVPRRFAEFAVDFMYPMGINIEIKTTPWLKDMGMNAFLAVAKGSCHEPILLEASYIGCDPCTPPIVMIGKGVTFDTGGFCLKTPEDMWHKRGDMSGAACVIAAMKAAATLQLAVNIRALIPLCENMLGPNAMKPGDIERAMNGRTIAIDSTDTQSKLIMTDVLSYAAKFKPTFTLDIGTLSRGVRSGLGSAATGVFTNNEKLWENMRLAGIHTGDRVWRLPLWNHFDKFVKYSDIADYANTADALGSACRSAALLKQFACGDWIHLDNYGVAREAEPSARYLRPGMTGRPTRTLIEFLAQCTIASNGDVKTPSDEKLKLKAASGK, from the exons ATGTTGAAGGTATTGAGAAAATTAAGTCAAACAAATTTGGCGAAGGAAGTATGCCATCAGAGTAAGAGATGTGTTTCAGCCAAGTGTGTGGATAATTCAACAGGTTTGGTACTTGGAACTTATATAAGAGGCTCAGAAGATAAAGTGGTTCCTGAATTAACAGAAACTGCCTTGAAGTACAACATTGTATCAGAAGGAAAGTTGGTGAGCTTGTTGGGAATATCTGGACCACCACCCAGGAAACATGAATACAGAATTTTAAATGGAGTAGAGTCAACCTACCCAAATGTGACCATGATAGGACTGGGACACAACTGCGTGGGATAcaatgaagaggaagaaattgaTGAATGCAAGGAGAAAATACGTGAAGCGGCAGCTACAGGTGTGAGAGTTCTATCAGATATTTGTTATTCCAAAGTGATTTATCTGGAAGATTTTGGACATGCTGAATCGGCTGCAGAGGGGGCAGTTATGGGGCTGTGGAAGCATCAGGAGCACAAGACAGATCCTTCGAAAGCAGATGTTCCCAGACTTCAACTCTTCAATAGCTGTGATCTGGACAGCTGGCATATTGGCTTGATCAAGGGTGAAGCTCAGAATCTTGCTAGACGACTATGTGAGTTGCCTGCTAACATGCTGGTTCCTAGAAGATTTGCAGAGTTTGCAGTGGATTTCATGTATCCTATGGGTATCAACATTGAGATCAAAACCACGCCCTGGTTGAAGGATATGGGAATGAACGCATTTCTTGCTGTAGCTAAGGGATCCTGCCATGAACCAATCCTACTTGAAGCTAGTTACATTGGTTGTGATCCTTGCACCCCACCGATTGTGATGATCGGAAAGGGTGTTACCTTTGACACTGGTGGTTTCTGCTTGAAAACCCCAGAAGACATGTGGCATAAGAGGGGTGATATGTCTGGTGCGGCATGCGTCATTGCAGCAATGAAGGCAGCTGCCACCTTGCAACTTGCTGTCAACATCCGTGCCCTGATTCCTCTGTGTGAGAACATGTTGGGCCCCAATGCCATGAAACCAGGTGACATTGAACGTGCCATGAATGGCAGGACGATTGCTATTGATAGTACCGACACTCAGTCAAAACTCATAATGACAGATGTCTTATCTTATGCTGCCAAATTCAAGCCAACCTTTACATTGGATATTGGAACATTGAGTAGAGGTGTGCGATCTGGTTTGGGGTCAGCAGCTACTGGAGTATTCACCAACAATGAAAAACTGTGGGAAAATATGCGACTTGCAGGCATCCATACAGGAGACAGAGTATGGCGTCTTCCTCTCTGGAACCATTTCGACAAGTTTGTCAAATACAGTGATATTGCTGATTATGCAAATACTGCTGACGCTTTGGGGTCAGCTTGTCGTTCAGCAGCTCTATTGAAGCAGTTCGCCTGTGGAGATTGGATTCATCTGGATAACTATGGAGTTGCTCGTGAAGCTGAACCGTCTGCCAGATATCTAAGACCTGGTATGACTGGTAGACCAACTCGAACTCTGATTGAGTTCCTGGCGCAGTGTACCATTGCTTCTAATGGCGATGTTAAGACTCCAAG tgatgaaaaattgaaactgaaagCGGCATCTGGGAAATGA